The nucleotide window GTCGGTCACCGCAATCCACACGTCCTCGGAGGTGCCCCCGGTCGCCAGTGTCAGGGTGCCCCCCCGGGTCATGGCCTGCATGGAGTTCTTCACGAGATTCAGGAGCGCCTGCTTGATCTGCGCCGGATCCATCCGCACCTCCGGCAGGCCCCGGCCGAGGCGGGTGACCACCTCCAGACCCCGGTTTGCCAGCTCGGGACCGAGCAGCGCCATCGTCTGCTGCACCACGTCGTTGACCCGGCCGTCGCGAAACTGGGGCGTCGAGGGACGCATCGCCTGAAGAAAATCCGTCAGGATGTAATCGAGCCGGCCCACCTCCCCCTTGGCCACGTCCAAAAACTCCTGGAGACGGTCTGCCACGCGCTCGGCAGACGGCCCGGCGCCGCTCAGCTTGCGGACCTCGCGCTCCATGAGCTGGAGATGGATGTGGAGTGCGTTGAGCGGATTGCCGATCTCGTGGGCCACGCTGGCCGCCATGAGGGTCAGCGCGTGCCCGCGCTCAGCCTCAACCGCCTCCCGGGTCCGGTGCCGGTGCTCGGTGGCGTCGTGCAGCACGAGCACCACCCCGGCTTCGGGATCGTCCTCGATCGGTGCCGCATAAAGCCGGAGAAACCGCGGACGCGGAAACTGGATCTCCAGCTCGCGACGCACCACGCGGCCGCCGGCGACCGGCCGGAGCAGGGCGGGATCCAACTCGGGCAGCACCTGCTCCAGCGGCCGGCCTGCCGTCCCGTCGGCGGCGACACTCATCAACCGGGCGGCCGCCTGGTTCAGGTACGCCACGTTCCCCACGCGGTCGAGGACCACGATGCCATCCTCAATGGTGTTGAAGAGCGTGCCCAGCATCGCCCGTTCGCGCTGGAGTCGCTGGACGACGCTCTGCACCCCCTCGGGATCCAGCCGGTTGAGCCGGTTGAGGACCTTGTCGAGGAATCCCGACTTGGGACCTGCGGACCGCTTCAGAGCCATTTTTTGCGGCGAAAGTAGAGAAAGGTGAGCACCGTGCTGATGAGCGTGATCAGAATCGCGTACAGGTAGCCGTAGCGCCACTTCAGCTCCGGCATGCTGGCCTCGAAATTCATGCCGTACCAGGTGCCCACCAGCATGAGCGGGGTGGTGATCACGGTGATCATGGTCAGCAGCTTGACCACCTCGCTGGTCTGATTGGACGAGATGTTGAGGTAGATCTGCAGGATGTTCGACAGGGAGTCGGCGTAGTTCTGGGCGAGCTCGCTGATCCGGTAGAGGCCGTCGTAGACGTTGCGGTAGTAGGGCACCAGGTGGGCCCGGACGAGCTTGAACTCGCCCCGCGCGAACCGGGCCATGACTTCGCGCTGCGGGCCGATGATCTGCTTCAGGTGGATCAGCTCCTTTTTGAGGCGCAATATCGTCTCGATCACCGCGGGGTCCGGCTGCCGCAGCACGCTGTCCTCCACCTCCGCGATCTGCAGGCTCAATTGCTCGAGCGCCGGCTTGTAGTTGTCCACCAGCGAGTCCAGCAGGGCATGGGCCACCCGGTCGGGCGCGCGGGCCACATGAACCGTGCTTCGCAAACAGCGTTCCTCCGTTTCCTGAATGCAGCGCAGCGGGACCATGTGATAGGTCACCAGGAAATTGCGTCCGAGGAAGAAGTTGAGTTCCCGCGTGTCAAACAGCCCGTTTTGACGGTTGAAGTCCACGGCATGGATGACCAGGAACAGGTACGGTGCAAACCGGTCGTCCTCCTTCGGTTCGTAGCTCTCGACCTTGGGCGAGGGACTCTCCCCGAGACAGTCCTCAACCGACAGCGGATGGAAGTGGAAGACCCCCTCGAGGACCTGCCGCGCCTCGTCCGGCGACGCCGCCTCGATATCCACCCAGAGGAAGAGATTGGTGTCTGCAAGCAGCGTGGGCATCAGGAACATCTCGATGTCCCGCGAATGAAGCCTCCCGGTGGTGGTGAAGGAAAAGGAGCGGATCATGGCCCGGGAACAGGTTAGGAGAGTGCGACCGGGAAGGAAGCCGGAAGAACAGACCGGAATCGCCTTCCAGTGAGCGCGATCGCGGAACGCGCAGCCCTCCACCGGGCCCCGGGGCGCCATTGCCCGGGAGAGACCGCTCCGTTTGCGGCGACCGCGCCTGGCGTCGGCCGGACCACCAGGCCCGAATTTTGAAAAATCCTCCGTGATTCCGCACCCGGATTCCGCGAGCCTCCCCGAAATGCCTTTCTCCGGGCTGGGACTCGATCCCAGGATCCTTCAGGCCGTCCGAGAGGCCGGCTACACCGAGCCGACCCCGATCCAGTTGGCGGCCATTCCACCGGCGCTCGAGGGCGCCGATCTCATCGGCATCGCCCAAACCGGCACGGGCAAAACGGCGGCGTTCACCCTGCCCATCCTCCATCGCCTGGCCAACGCGGGCCCCGGCCCGGGCCGACCGGGAACGCGAACCCTGATCCTGGCACCCACCCGGGAGCTCGCGGTCCAGATCGAGGAAAACATCCGCATTTACGGCAAGCATCTGCCCTTCCGGACGGCCACGGTCTTCGGCGGGGTGGGCGAGGGACCTCAGAAGGCGGCCTTGAGGTCCGGACGGCCCATCATCGTCGCCTGTCCGGGACGGCTTCTGGACCTGATGGGCCAGGGCTGCGGCCATTTGGGCGACGTGGAACATCTGGTCCTGGACGAAGCGGACCGGATGCTCGACATGGGCTTCCTGCCATCCATCCGCCGCATCCTCGCGGCGCTGCCGAAACGACGTCAGACCCTGCTCTTCTCGGCGACCCTGTCCGCCGAGATCGAACAGATCAGCCGCGAGTTCCAGCATCACCCGCGGAAGATCCAGATCGGGAGGCGATCCAACCCGGCGGAGACGGTGACCCAGTTCGTGTACGAGGTGCCGTCCCACCTCAAGCCGGCGCTGCTGCTCCATCTGCTCCGGGACCCCGGATACAACATGGTGCTGGTGTTCTCCCGGATGAAGCACGGCGCCGATCGGATCGCGCGCCGCCTCGAGCAGGGGGGCATTGCGACCGCCACCCTGCACTCCAACCGCTCCCAGAGCCAGCGGCTGCGGGCCCTTGCCGACTTCAAGTCCGGAGCAGCGCGCGTCCTTGTGGCCACCGACATCGCCGCCCGGGGGATTGATGTGGACGGCATCTCACACGTGGTGAACTACGACTTCCCGATGCACCCGGAGGATTACGTCCACCGGATTGGTCGCACCGGTCGTGCCCTGGCGATCGGGGATGCCGTGAGCTTTGTGACCCCGGAGGATCAGACCGCGCTGCGGCAACTGGAGCGCTTCATCGGCCGCGGCATCGTGCGCAAGCGGGCCGAGGGCTTCGACATCAACCGCCCTCCGGAGCGCCCCACCGACCGCCAACCGCCGCCCCCGCATTCGCAAGGAGCCCGCAGCGCACCCCGGCCGCCATCCCGCAGTCCATCCCGTTTCCAGAGGTTTCGCCCAGGAACCCGGCGATAGCGGGGGATTTCGCGCTCGCCACATCCCCGCAGCCGGGCTACTGCCGATGGGAATGCATCCCGCCCCATGAACGGCTCGCCGTGTTCCCCACGATTCGAAGGGATGTGATTGCACCGATGATCACCAGCGCCCCATTCGGTCCCGAACTTGTGGAGGCCGGCGCATGAACAGCGGTGGCATCCTGCGGTGGTGGACACTTGCGGCCGTCCTTGCAGGCTCCGCCCAGACGGCACCAGATTTTGCCCGGGAAGTGCACCCGATCCTCCAACGCAGTTGCTTCGGCTGCCACGGACCCGAACGGCAAAAGAGCGGGTACCGGCTCGACATCCGGGAGACGGCCCTCAGGGGCGGCGACAGCGGGATCCCCGCCATCGTGGCGCACGCAGCAGATCGCAGCCCGCTGATCCGCTACGTGAGTGGCGACGACGAGGGACATCCGATGCCGCCCGCGAAAAGTGACGTCCCACCGCTGACGCCCGGGGAAGTCGCCACGCTGCGCGCCTGGATTGATGCCGGACCCGCCTGGCCGGAGGAACTGGCCGGCACGCCGCCCAAGACCCCGCCCCACTGGTCCCTGCAACCCCTGATCCGGCCCGACGTTCCGGTTGGCGGCCACAACCCGATTGACGGGTTCATCCGCGCCGCCCTGGCCACCCGCTCCCTGGAGGCCTCGTCTGAAGCCGACCGCCGGACCCTCATCCGGCGGGTCACCTACGATCTCACGGGGCTGCCGCCCAGTCCGGATGCGGTGGACGCCTTCGTTTCGGATCCCGATCCGAAGGCCTACGAAACCCTGGTCAACCGCCTGCTGGCGTCACCCCGGCATGGAGAACACTGGGCGCGTCATTGGCTGGATGCGGTCCACTATGCCGACACCCACGGAAACGACCACGACCACGCGCGACCCAACGCGTGGCCCTATCGCGACTACGTCATCCGCGCGTTCAATGAAGACCGGCCCTACACACGGTTCGTGCAGGAGCAGGTGGCGGGCGATGCGTTGTTCCCCGACGACCCCCAGGCCACGGTGGCCCTGGGATTCCTGGCGGCAGGTCCTTGGGATGACACGCTGATGGTCGGTGTGCGTGAGGACACCTACGATCACCAACTCGCCCGGGTCCTGGATCGTGATGACATGGTGACCACGGTCATGAGCACCTTCCAGAGCCTCACCGTCCATTGCGCCCGGTGTCACCACCACAAGTTCGATCCCGTTTCGCAACGGGAGTATTACGCGCTTCAGGCCGTGTTTGCAGGCGTGGATCGCGCCGATCGTCCGTTCGATACCGACGGCACGATCCATCGGCGACGGCGCGGACTGTTGTCCCGCAAGGCCTCGCTGGAGCGGCGGGACCCGGAGGCGATGCAAGCCCTCGTCGCGCCGGAGACCCGGCGCAAGGTGGCGGCCCTCGGGGAATCCACCGCGAAACGAGAGGCGTCGTGGGAACCGCTCGACGTCCTGAGCGTCACGAGTGCCAGCGGCGCCGAAACCACGTTCGCCTTGCAGCCCGACGGCTCATGGAGGGTGAACGGTGCTCTGCCGGAAAAGGACACCTTCATCATCACCGCCCGGACCCACCGGACGGATATCCGGGCCCTGCGTCTCGAGGCGCTGCCGGATGACTCCCTGCCGGGACGCGGCCCCGGCCGGTATGATCCCGCGGGCAATTTCCATCTGACAGAATTCCGTGCAGAGGCGCTGCCGTCGGGGGACGCCTCCCGGGGGGCGACACGCCTCGCGTTTTCACGGGCCACCGCCGACCACTCCGACCGCGGGGATGTCATCGCCCATGCGATTGATGGCAGGCCCGAAACCTTCTGGAGCATCCATCCCCGCTATGGAGAACCCCACGAGGCGGTCTTCGAGCTGGAGCAACCTCTCGGTTACGAAACCGGAACCACGCTGATTCTCCGGCTGGAGCAGGCGGGGACGTCCGGCCATCAGTTGGGACGGTTCCGCGTGACCTTTTGCACCGGGAACCTTCCCGAGGACCAGCGTCCTCCCTTGCCAGCTTCCCTGGGCGTCCGGTTTCGCAAACCGGAAGCAGAGCGGACGAAGGAAGAGCAACAAGCGCTGGCGCAGCAGGTTCTCCTGGACGAGATCGAGCGGGAACTCGCCACCCTTCCGGCGCCGCAGATGGTGTACGCCGTCACCCGGGATTTTCCGCCCCGGGGCAGCTTCAAGCCTGCGCCAACACCCCGCCCGATTCATCTGCTCCACCGCGGGGATCTGAACCAGCCGGGGGAGCGGGTCGGTCCGGGCGCGCTCTCCTGTGTGCCGGGCCTGCCGGGTGAACTGGCGGTGGCCGAAGGGGCGGAGGAGTCCAACCGCCGGGCCGCGCTGGCCCTCTGGCTGACCGATGGGCGGAACCTCCTGACCTGGCGCAGCATCGTCAACCGGGTCTGGTACCACCACTTCGGCCGCGGCCTGTGCGACACTCCAAACGATTTCGGCCGGATGGGGGGCACTCCAAGTCACCCGGAATTGCTCGACTGGCTGGCGGTCTGGTTTCGCGACGAAGCCCAGGGCTCCCTCAAGGCATTGCATCGGCTCATCGTCACCAGTGACACGTATCGCCAGGGGGCCGCCCACCGTTCCGATGCCGCCGAAGTGGATCCCGACAACCGTCTGCTGTGGCGCATGCATCCGGGCCGACTGACCGCCGAACAGATCCGGGACAGCCTGCTGCAGTTCAGCGGCCAGCTCGATCTGACGACGGGTGGACCGGCCGTGGTGCAGTTCGTGCATCGTGGGAAGGCGACCTTCGAGCCCGACGGCGGCGCGCCCGCGTTCCTCGACTACGACACCTTTCCCCCGGATGCGCCGGAGAATCGCCGGCGCGCCATCTATCGCTTCGTCTTTCGCACCGTTCCCGATCCGCTCATGGATGCCCTCGATGCTCCCGATGGCGGCACGTTGACACCAGTCCGGAGCGTTTCGACCACCGCGCTTCAGGCCCTCGCCCTGCTCAACAATCCGTTCGTCATCCGACAGTGCGAACACCTGGCTGCGCGTCTGACCGGCGTGGACAACGGTCCGGACGAACAGACCGCCGCCGCCTTCCGTCTGATCCTGCAGCGCCCGCCCACCCCGGAGGAACATGCGCGACTGACCGCGTATGCCCGGCAGCACGGCCTTGCCAACGCGTGCCAGATGCTCCTGAACAGCAACGAGTTTCTCCACCTCGACTGAGCGATGCACCCGGCCCACAACCGACGCGCGTTTCTGAACCGGCTGGGCAACGGCCTCGGAGGCATCGCGCTGACCTCGCTCTGGCAACGCGAGGCGGAGGCGGCGACGGAACCGCGGCATCGGCCGGCTGCGAAACGCGTCATCCAGCTCTTCATGAACGGGGGCGCGAGCCAGTGCGACCTCTTTGATTTCAAACCGCAGCTGATCGCCTCTCACGGGAAGCCCTTTGATCCCGGAACCGGGGCACGAGTCGAAGCCAGCATCAGCATCCCGGGCGCGGTGATGAAGAGTCCCTTCGAATGGGCGCAATACGGGGAGTCCGGTCGCTGGGTGAGCAGTGCGCTGCCCCATCTGGCGAAACAGGTGGACCACTTGGCGTTTCTCATGGCGATGCAGTCGGCGTCGAACGTCCATGGACCGGCGGCCTATCTGCAGACCAGCGGCTTTTTGCTGCCGGGATTCCCCTGTGCGGGTGCCTGGATTTCGTACGCGCTGGGCAGCCTCGCCGACAACGTTCCCGCCTTCGTCGTTCTGCCCGATGTGCGCGGCCTGCCGTACAACGGACGCAGCGCGTTCACCTCCGGCTTCCTCCCGGCCAACCACCAGGGAACCGTCATCCAGGCCACCGCGGCGCACCCCATCACCCACCTCCGGCCCCCGGCGGACGCGACACACATCACCCCGGCCAGCCGGGCCGACGGACTGGCCCTGCTCCGCCAGATGAACCTCGGCCATGCCGCCGTGCATCCCGGCGATTCCCGACTCAACGCACGTATCGAAAGCTACGAGCTTGCGGCACGTCTCCAGCTCTCCGCTCCGGAACTGCTCGATCTGACCGGCGAGACGGCCGCCACGAAGCGGCTCTACGGTCTGGACCAACCGGAAACCGCCGACTTCGGACACCGCTGTTTGCTGGCCCGGCGCCTGGTGGAACGTGGCGTTCGCTTCGTCCAGGTGTGGAGCGGACAGGGCGGCGGCTCCGACAACTGGGACAATCATACGAACATCGCCAGCGAACTGAGCGTCGCCGCACGGCGGATGGATCAGCCGGCGGCGGCGTTGCTTATGGATCTTGGGGCGCGGGGCCTGCTGGACGACACGCTGCTGGTCTGGACCACCGAGTTTGGCCGGATGCCCTTCAGTCAGGGCAGCGTGGGTCGCGACCACAATGGCGGAACATTCGTCTCCTGGCTTGCCGGGGCCGGGGTTCGGCCCGGTGTGGCTTACGGCCAGAGCGACGAATGGTCCTGGAAAGCCGTCGAGGGCGTAACCACCGCCCATGATTTTCACGCCACCCTCCTCCACCTCCTCGGACTCGACCACGAACAGCTCACCTGGCGTCACAGCGGCATTGACCGGCGCCTGACCGACGTCCACGGGCAGGTCATCCGCGAGATTCTCGCGTAGACCTCATGGCACATTCCGATCAGCCATTCGCCATTTCCTTGACCAATTTTCCGGGGTTCTTGGCGCAGTCCCGCGGGGAACATCCCTCGACCGGCCGCCAGGTGCACCGGGCCGGGCGCGCATTCGGCCGCCGTCCCGCAACCTCACCGATCGCCTTGCCCTGAACAGCCCGTTCACCCCGAAACCACGATCCCGCAACCATGTCCGTTCAACTCATCCCCGCCCGTCCCGAGCACCTCGACGA belongs to Verrucomicrobiia bacterium and includes:
- a CDS encoding PAS domain-containing protein; this translates as MALKRSAGPKSGFLDKVLNRLNRLDPEGVQSVVQRLQRERAMLGTLFNTIEDGIVVLDRVGNVAYLNQAAARLMSVAADGTAGRPLEQVLPELDPALLRPVAGGRVVRRELEIQFPRPRFLRLYAAPIEDDPEAGVVLVLHDATEHRHRTREAVEAERGHALTLMAASVAHEIGNPLNALHIHLQLMEREVRKLSGAGPSAERVADRLQEFLDVAKGEVGRLDYILTDFLQAMRPSTPQFRDGRVNDVVQQTMALLGPELANRGLEVVTRLGRGLPEVRMDPAQIKQALLNLVKNSMQAMTRGGTLTLATGGTSEDVWIAVTDTGAGIAADQLGRLFEPFYTTKERGSGLGLMTVQRILRDHGGRIDVESAAGRGSTFKLRLPRLRRGALALPAAGDSPPGS
- the corA gene encoding magnesium/cobalt transporter CorA, producing the protein MIRSFSFTTTGRLHSRDIEMFLMPTLLADTNLFLWVDIEAASPDEARQVLEGVFHFHPLSVEDCLGESPSPKVESYEPKEDDRFAPYLFLVIHAVDFNRQNGLFDTRELNFFLGRNFLVTYHMVPLRCIQETEERCLRSTVHVARAPDRVAHALLDSLVDNYKPALEQLSLQIAEVEDSVLRQPDPAVIETILRLKKELIHLKQIIGPQREVMARFARGEFKLVRAHLVPYYRNVYDGLYRISELAQNYADSLSNILQIYLNISSNQTSEVVKLLTMITVITTPLMLVGTWYGMNFEASMPELKWRYGYLYAILITLISTVLTFLYFRRKKWL
- a CDS encoding DEAD/DEAH box helicase, producing MPFSGLGLDPRILQAVREAGYTEPTPIQLAAIPPALEGADLIGIAQTGTGKTAAFTLPILHRLANAGPGPGRPGTRTLILAPTRELAVQIEENIRIYGKHLPFRTATVFGGVGEGPQKAALRSGRPIIVACPGRLLDLMGQGCGHLGDVEHLVLDEADRMLDMGFLPSIRRILAALPKRRQTLLFSATLSAEIEQISREFQHHPRKIQIGRRSNPAETVTQFVYEVPSHLKPALLLHLLRDPGYNMVLVFSRMKHGADRIARRLEQGGIATATLHSNRSQSQRLRALADFKSGAARVLVATDIAARGIDVDGISHVVNYDFPMHPEDYVHRIGRTGRALAIGDAVSFVTPEDQTALRQLERFIGRGIVRKRAEGFDINRPPERPTDRQPPPPHSQGARSAPRPPSRSPSRFQRFRPGTRR
- a CDS encoding PSD1 domain-containing protein, with the translated sequence MNSGGILRWWTLAAVLAGSAQTAPDFAREVHPILQRSCFGCHGPERQKSGYRLDIRETALRGGDSGIPAIVAHAADRSPLIRYVSGDDEGHPMPPAKSDVPPLTPGEVATLRAWIDAGPAWPEELAGTPPKTPPHWSLQPLIRPDVPVGGHNPIDGFIRAALATRSLEASSEADRRTLIRRVTYDLTGLPPSPDAVDAFVSDPDPKAYETLVNRLLASPRHGEHWARHWLDAVHYADTHGNDHDHARPNAWPYRDYVIRAFNEDRPYTRFVQEQVAGDALFPDDPQATVALGFLAAGPWDDTLMVGVREDTYDHQLARVLDRDDMVTTVMSTFQSLTVHCARCHHHKFDPVSQREYYALQAVFAGVDRADRPFDTDGTIHRRRRGLLSRKASLERRDPEAMQALVAPETRRKVAALGESTAKREASWEPLDVLSVTSASGAETTFALQPDGSWRVNGALPEKDTFIITARTHRTDIRALRLEALPDDSLPGRGPGRYDPAGNFHLTEFRAEALPSGDASRGATRLAFSRATADHSDRGDVIAHAIDGRPETFWSIHPRYGEPHEAVFELEQPLGYETGTTLILRLEQAGTSGHQLGRFRVTFCTGNLPEDQRPPLPASLGVRFRKPEAERTKEEQQALAQQVLLDEIERELATLPAPQMVYAVTRDFPPRGSFKPAPTPRPIHLLHRGDLNQPGERVGPGALSCVPGLPGELAVAEGAEESNRRAALALWLTDGRNLLTWRSIVNRVWYHHFGRGLCDTPNDFGRMGGTPSHPELLDWLAVWFRDEAQGSLKALHRLIVTSDTYRQGAAHRSDAAEVDPDNRLLWRMHPGRLTAEQIRDSLLQFSGQLDLTTGGPAVVQFVHRGKATFEPDGGAPAFLDYDTFPPDAPENRRRAIYRFVFRTVPDPLMDALDAPDGGTLTPVRSVSTTALQALALLNNPFVIRQCEHLAARLTGVDNGPDEQTAAAFRLILQRPPTPEEHARLTAYARQHGLANACQMLLNSNEFLHLD
- a CDS encoding DUF1501 domain-containing protein, with protein sequence MHPAHNRRAFLNRLGNGLGGIALTSLWQREAEAATEPRHRPAAKRVIQLFMNGGASQCDLFDFKPQLIASHGKPFDPGTGARVEASISIPGAVMKSPFEWAQYGESGRWVSSALPHLAKQVDHLAFLMAMQSASNVHGPAAYLQTSGFLLPGFPCAGAWISYALGSLADNVPAFVVLPDVRGLPYNGRSAFTSGFLPANHQGTVIQATAAHPITHLRPPADATHITPASRADGLALLRQMNLGHAAVHPGDSRLNARIESYELAARLQLSAPELLDLTGETAATKRLYGLDQPETADFGHRCLLARRLVERGVRFVQVWSGQGGGSDNWDNHTNIASELSVAARRMDQPAAALLMDLGARGLLDDTLLVWTTEFGRMPFSQGSVGRDHNGGTFVSWLAGAGVRPGVAYGQSDEWSWKAVEGVTTAHDFHATLLHLLGLDHEQLTWRHSGIDRRLTDVHGQVIREILA